In Cryptomeria japonica chromosome 10, Sugi_1.0, whole genome shotgun sequence, a genomic segment contains:
- the LOC131045237 gene encoding uncharacterized protein LOC131045237 isoform X2: MKNSHTFPLINHQAIHSIVNRQENYAALLPEKNTESLTFEERLSSMNYFPELPVGGKCTRHRAFKIDLSLVGSTMNHVAHKYCNGIQAASDNKKVLLQDTRKQKLSELHLNEECIESRQREMTESVFNAKYFSMDGNFLSLESEILEEDELSYVSHVVEKTIHDMTLESEIECELPEINKGMLSQESVLFDMCSRELCLEKDSQLDSTKLNCQVTSSVDSHNVQLNYADVHMVLSGSHSITKETKRKDISFSYEFEAKDMPIMSKDLENFSEKLNRTSTCSLDQKEEINVPQKDVVRAIPGIHTPDRDKKFLANMDRKIEQSQEKKTKCHKLSSSPILQSNISPALKVLRKQRSESRIIAYDAYNPCNASIQQGTLQTCSPLASKSQKTIDSQIDFKEVENISERGFSIGNTSRSLTHLKIKCKKISKGRNKLNLTVANHQTLEKNEISTCIVPKVQKKELLNCKDWQCLQEAGSSWKSGVRRSLRIRLRPLNLTVANHHTLEKNEISTCIVPKVRKKELLNHKDWQCLQEAGSSCKSGVRRSSSVRSRPLNLTVANHQTLEKNEISTCIVPKVRKKEPLNCKDWHCVQEAGSSWKSGVRRSSRVRSRALNLTVANHQTLEKNEISTCIVPKVRKKELLNCKDWQCLQGAGSSWKSGVRRSSRVRSRPLEFWRGERFLYGRVLNCLSTVIGIKYTSPESITTGKDKTTKFKVESYVDDKYSDAVNFAALY, encoded by the exons TTTGGTTGGTTCAACCATGAACCATGTTGCACATAAATATTGCAATGGCATTCAGGCAGCTAGTGATAATAAAA AAGTGCTATTGCAAGATACCAGGAAACAAAAATTATCTGAACTGCATTTGAATGAAGAATGTATAGAGTCTAGACAGAG GGAAATGACTGAGAGTGTGTTCAATGCTAAGTATTTTTCTATGGATGGAAATTTCTTATCCTTGGAAAGTGAAATCCTGGAGGAAGATGAGCTTAGTTATGTGAGCCATGTTGTTGAGAAAACAATCCATGATATGACCTTGGAATCAGAGATAGAGTGTGAGCTGCCAGAAATCAATAAAGGAATGCTGTCACAGGAATCAGTGCTGTTTGACATGTGTTCTCGAGAATTATGCTTAGAAAAGGATTCTCAACTGGATAGCACTAAACTAAATTGTCAAGTTACATCATCTGTTGACAGCCATAATGTTCAGCTCAATTATGCGGATGTGCACATGGTGTTATCTGGAAGCCATTCAATTACAAAGGAGACTAAAAGAAAAG ACATCTCCTTCTCATATGAGTTTGAAGCTAAAGACATGCCGATTATGTCTAAGGATCTTGAAAATTTCTCTGAGAAACTAAATAGAACTTCAACCTGTTCTCTAGACCAGAAAGAAGAAATTAAT GTGCCCCAGAAGGATGTTGTGAGAGCAATACCAGGGATTCATACACCTGATCGTGATAAAAAATTTCTAGCAAATATGGATAGAAAAATAGAGCAGTCACaagagaaaaagacaaaatgtcaCAAATTGTCATCATCTCCAATTCTGCAATCCAATATCTCTCCAGCACTTAAGGTTTTAAGAAAGCAAAGAAGTGAATCTCGTATCATTGCATATGATGCTTACAATCCATGCAATGCATCCATTCAACAAGGGACACTGCAAACTTGCAGCCCATTGGCGTCCAAGTCTCAAAAAACAATTGATTCACAGATTGACTTTAAAGAAGTGGAAAATATTAGCGAAAGAGGATTCAGCATTGGTAATACTTCTAGGTCACTCACACACCTGAAGATAAAATGCAAG AAAATATCAAAAGGAAGAAACAAATTGAACTTAACTGTGGCCAATCATCAGACCCTTGAGAAGAATGAGATCTCAACATGCATAGTCCCAAAAGTGCAAAAAAAGGAACTGTTGAATTGCAAAGATTGGCAGTGCTTACAAG AGGCTGGTTCATCATGGAAAAGTGGTGTAAGACGTAGTTTGAGGATTAGGTTAAGGCCTCTGAACTTAACTGTGGCCAATCATCATACCCTTGAGAAGAATGAAATCTCAACATGCATAGTCCCAAAAGTGCGAAAAAAGGAACTGTTGAATCACAAAGATTGGCAGTGCTTACAAG AGGCTGGTTCATCATGTAAAAGTGGTGTTAGACGTAGTTCGAGTGTTAGGTCAAGGCCTCTGAACTTAACTGTGGCCAATCATCAGACCCTTGAGAAGAATGAAATCTCAACATGCATAGTCCCAAAAGTGCGAAAAAAGGAACCGTTGAATTGCAAAGATTGGCATTGTGTACAAG AGGCTGGTTCCTCGTGGAAAAGTGGTGTTAGACGTAGTTCGAGGGTTAGGTCAAGGGCTCTGAACTTAACTGTGGCCAATCATCAGACCCTTGAGAAGAATGAAATCTCAACATGCATAGTCCCAAAAGTGCGAAAAAAGGAACTGTTGAATTGCAAAGATTGGCAGTGCTTACAAG GGGCTGGTTCATCGTGGAAAAGTGGTGTAAGACGTAGTTCGAGGGTTAGGTCAAGGCCTCTAGAGTTTTGGAGAGGAGAGAGGTTCTTATATGGGCGTGTGCTCAATT GTTTATCAACTGTTATTGGAATCAAATACACATCTCCAGAATCCATAACGACAGGCAAGGACAAAACCACAAAATTCAAAGTTGAGTCATATGTAGATGATAAATATTCTGATGCTGTCAACTTTGCAGCTCTGTATTAA
- the LOC131045237 gene encoding uncharacterized protein LOC131045237 isoform X1 has translation MKNSHTFPLINHQAIHSIVNRQENYAALLPEKNTESLTFEERLSSMNYFPELPVGGKCTRHRAFKIDLSLVGSTMNHVAHKYCNGIQAASDNKKVLLQDTRKQKLSELHLNEECIESRQREMTESVFNAKYFSMDGNFLSLESEILEEDELSYVSHVVEKTIHDMTLESEIECELPEINKGMLSQESVLFDMCSRELCLEKDSQLDSTKLNCQVTSSVDSHNVQLNYADVHMVLSGSHSITKETKRKDDADISFSYEFEAKDMPIMSKDLENFSEKLNRTSTCSLDQKEEINVPQKDVVRAIPGIHTPDRDKKFLANMDRKIEQSQEKKTKCHKLSSSPILQSNISPALKVLRKQRSESRIIAYDAYNPCNASIQQGTLQTCSPLASKSQKTIDSQIDFKEVENISERGFSIGNTSRSLTHLKIKCKKISKGRNKLNLTVANHQTLEKNEISTCIVPKVQKKELLNCKDWQCLQEAGSSWKSGVRRSLRIRLRPLNLTVANHHTLEKNEISTCIVPKVRKKELLNHKDWQCLQEAGSSCKSGVRRSSSVRSRPLNLTVANHQTLEKNEISTCIVPKVRKKEPLNCKDWHCVQEAGSSWKSGVRRSSRVRSRALNLTVANHQTLEKNEISTCIVPKVRKKELLNCKDWQCLQGAGSSWKSGVRRSSRVRSRPLEFWRGERFLYGRVLNCLSTVIGIKYTSPESITTGKDKTTKFKVESYVDDKYSDAVNFAALY, from the exons TTTGGTTGGTTCAACCATGAACCATGTTGCACATAAATATTGCAATGGCATTCAGGCAGCTAGTGATAATAAAA AAGTGCTATTGCAAGATACCAGGAAACAAAAATTATCTGAACTGCATTTGAATGAAGAATGTATAGAGTCTAGACAGAG GGAAATGACTGAGAGTGTGTTCAATGCTAAGTATTTTTCTATGGATGGAAATTTCTTATCCTTGGAAAGTGAAATCCTGGAGGAAGATGAGCTTAGTTATGTGAGCCATGTTGTTGAGAAAACAATCCATGATATGACCTTGGAATCAGAGATAGAGTGTGAGCTGCCAGAAATCAATAAAGGAATGCTGTCACAGGAATCAGTGCTGTTTGACATGTGTTCTCGAGAATTATGCTTAGAAAAGGATTCTCAACTGGATAGCACTAAACTAAATTGTCAAGTTACATCATCTGTTGACAGCCATAATGTTCAGCTCAATTATGCGGATGTGCACATGGTGTTATCTGGAAGCCATTCAATTACAAAGGAGACTAAAAGAAAAG ATGATGCAGACATCTCCTTCTCATATGAGTTTGAAGCTAAAGACATGCCGATTATGTCTAAGGATCTTGAAAATTTCTCTGAGAAACTAAATAGAACTTCAACCTGTTCTCTAGACCAGAAAGAAGAAATTAAT GTGCCCCAGAAGGATGTTGTGAGAGCAATACCAGGGATTCATACACCTGATCGTGATAAAAAATTTCTAGCAAATATGGATAGAAAAATAGAGCAGTCACaagagaaaaagacaaaatgtcaCAAATTGTCATCATCTCCAATTCTGCAATCCAATATCTCTCCAGCACTTAAGGTTTTAAGAAAGCAAAGAAGTGAATCTCGTATCATTGCATATGATGCTTACAATCCATGCAATGCATCCATTCAACAAGGGACACTGCAAACTTGCAGCCCATTGGCGTCCAAGTCTCAAAAAACAATTGATTCACAGATTGACTTTAAAGAAGTGGAAAATATTAGCGAAAGAGGATTCAGCATTGGTAATACTTCTAGGTCACTCACACACCTGAAGATAAAATGCAAG AAAATATCAAAAGGAAGAAACAAATTGAACTTAACTGTGGCCAATCATCAGACCCTTGAGAAGAATGAGATCTCAACATGCATAGTCCCAAAAGTGCAAAAAAAGGAACTGTTGAATTGCAAAGATTGGCAGTGCTTACAAG AGGCTGGTTCATCATGGAAAAGTGGTGTAAGACGTAGTTTGAGGATTAGGTTAAGGCCTCTGAACTTAACTGTGGCCAATCATCATACCCTTGAGAAGAATGAAATCTCAACATGCATAGTCCCAAAAGTGCGAAAAAAGGAACTGTTGAATCACAAAGATTGGCAGTGCTTACAAG AGGCTGGTTCATCATGTAAAAGTGGTGTTAGACGTAGTTCGAGTGTTAGGTCAAGGCCTCTGAACTTAACTGTGGCCAATCATCAGACCCTTGAGAAGAATGAAATCTCAACATGCATAGTCCCAAAAGTGCGAAAAAAGGAACCGTTGAATTGCAAAGATTGGCATTGTGTACAAG AGGCTGGTTCCTCGTGGAAAAGTGGTGTTAGACGTAGTTCGAGGGTTAGGTCAAGGGCTCTGAACTTAACTGTGGCCAATCATCAGACCCTTGAGAAGAATGAAATCTCAACATGCATAGTCCCAAAAGTGCGAAAAAAGGAACTGTTGAATTGCAAAGATTGGCAGTGCTTACAAG GGGCTGGTTCATCGTGGAAAAGTGGTGTAAGACGTAGTTCGAGGGTTAGGTCAAGGCCTCTAGAGTTTTGGAGAGGAGAGAGGTTCTTATATGGGCGTGTGCTCAATT GTTTATCAACTGTTATTGGAATCAAATACACATCTCCAGAATCCATAACGACAGGCAAGGACAAAACCACAAAATTCAAAGTTGAGTCATATGTAGATGATAAATATTCTGATGCTGTCAACTTTGCAGCTCTGTATTAA
- the LOC131045237 gene encoding uncharacterized protein LOC131045237 isoform X3 produces the protein MNHVAHKYCNGIQAASDNKKVLLQDTRKQKLSELHLNEECIESRQREMTESVFNAKYFSMDGNFLSLESEILEEDELSYVSHVVEKTIHDMTLESEIECELPEINKGMLSQESVLFDMCSRELCLEKDSQLDSTKLNCQVTSSVDSHNVQLNYADVHMVLSGSHSITKETKRKDDADISFSYEFEAKDMPIMSKDLENFSEKLNRTSTCSLDQKEEINVPQKDVVRAIPGIHTPDRDKKFLANMDRKIEQSQEKKTKCHKLSSSPILQSNISPALKVLRKQRSESRIIAYDAYNPCNASIQQGTLQTCSPLASKSQKTIDSQIDFKEVENISERGFSIGNTSRSLTHLKIKCKKISKGRNKLNLTVANHQTLEKNEISTCIVPKVQKKELLNCKDWQCLQEAGSSWKSGVRRSLRIRLRPLNLTVANHHTLEKNEISTCIVPKVRKKELLNHKDWQCLQEAGSSCKSGVRRSSSVRSRPLNLTVANHQTLEKNEISTCIVPKVRKKEPLNCKDWHCVQEAGSSWKSGVRRSSRVRSRALNLTVANHQTLEKNEISTCIVPKVRKKELLNCKDWQCLQGAGSSWKSGVRRSSRVRSRPLEFWRGERFLYGRVLNCLSTVIGIKYTSPESITTGKDKTTKFKVESYVDDKYSDAVNFAALY, from the exons ATGAACCATGTTGCACATAAATATTGCAATGGCATTCAGGCAGCTAGTGATAATAAAA AAGTGCTATTGCAAGATACCAGGAAACAAAAATTATCTGAACTGCATTTGAATGAAGAATGTATAGAGTCTAGACAGAG GGAAATGACTGAGAGTGTGTTCAATGCTAAGTATTTTTCTATGGATGGAAATTTCTTATCCTTGGAAAGTGAAATCCTGGAGGAAGATGAGCTTAGTTATGTGAGCCATGTTGTTGAGAAAACAATCCATGATATGACCTTGGAATCAGAGATAGAGTGTGAGCTGCCAGAAATCAATAAAGGAATGCTGTCACAGGAATCAGTGCTGTTTGACATGTGTTCTCGAGAATTATGCTTAGAAAAGGATTCTCAACTGGATAGCACTAAACTAAATTGTCAAGTTACATCATCTGTTGACAGCCATAATGTTCAGCTCAATTATGCGGATGTGCACATGGTGTTATCTGGAAGCCATTCAATTACAAAGGAGACTAAAAGAAAAG ATGATGCAGACATCTCCTTCTCATATGAGTTTGAAGCTAAAGACATGCCGATTATGTCTAAGGATCTTGAAAATTTCTCTGAGAAACTAAATAGAACTTCAACCTGTTCTCTAGACCAGAAAGAAGAAATTAAT GTGCCCCAGAAGGATGTTGTGAGAGCAATACCAGGGATTCATACACCTGATCGTGATAAAAAATTTCTAGCAAATATGGATAGAAAAATAGAGCAGTCACaagagaaaaagacaaaatgtcaCAAATTGTCATCATCTCCAATTCTGCAATCCAATATCTCTCCAGCACTTAAGGTTTTAAGAAAGCAAAGAAGTGAATCTCGTATCATTGCATATGATGCTTACAATCCATGCAATGCATCCATTCAACAAGGGACACTGCAAACTTGCAGCCCATTGGCGTCCAAGTCTCAAAAAACAATTGATTCACAGATTGACTTTAAAGAAGTGGAAAATATTAGCGAAAGAGGATTCAGCATTGGTAATACTTCTAGGTCACTCACACACCTGAAGATAAAATGCAAG AAAATATCAAAAGGAAGAAACAAATTGAACTTAACTGTGGCCAATCATCAGACCCTTGAGAAGAATGAGATCTCAACATGCATAGTCCCAAAAGTGCAAAAAAAGGAACTGTTGAATTGCAAAGATTGGCAGTGCTTACAAG AGGCTGGTTCATCATGGAAAAGTGGTGTAAGACGTAGTTTGAGGATTAGGTTAAGGCCTCTGAACTTAACTGTGGCCAATCATCATACCCTTGAGAAGAATGAAATCTCAACATGCATAGTCCCAAAAGTGCGAAAAAAGGAACTGTTGAATCACAAAGATTGGCAGTGCTTACAAG AGGCTGGTTCATCATGTAAAAGTGGTGTTAGACGTAGTTCGAGTGTTAGGTCAAGGCCTCTGAACTTAACTGTGGCCAATCATCAGACCCTTGAGAAGAATGAAATCTCAACATGCATAGTCCCAAAAGTGCGAAAAAAGGAACCGTTGAATTGCAAAGATTGGCATTGTGTACAAG AGGCTGGTTCCTCGTGGAAAAGTGGTGTTAGACGTAGTTCGAGGGTTAGGTCAAGGGCTCTGAACTTAACTGTGGCCAATCATCAGACCCTTGAGAAGAATGAAATCTCAACATGCATAGTCCCAAAAGTGCGAAAAAAGGAACTGTTGAATTGCAAAGATTGGCAGTGCTTACAAG GGGCTGGTTCATCGTGGAAAAGTGGTGTAAGACGTAGTTCGAGGGTTAGGTCAAGGCCTCTAGAGTTTTGGAGAGGAGAGAGGTTCTTATATGGGCGTGTGCTCAATT GTTTATCAACTGTTATTGGAATCAAATACACATCTCCAGAATCCATAACGACAGGCAAGGACAAAACCACAAAATTCAAAGTTGAGTCATATGTAGATGATAAATATTCTGATGCTGTCAACTTTGCAGCTCTGTATTAA